In the Candidatus Saganbacteria bacterium genome, GAGAAGCGAGAACGAGTCTTTTCCGATAATATGGAAGCTGAACGGCCTGCGGAGCAGGGGAGTGGACGAGTTCAAAACTCTTACCTGGACGAACTGTCCGGGGCGTGCTTTAGTTGTTATTTTCCTGGACGAAAGAGCGATCTTAAAATAACCGGGGGCGGTATTTATATTCTCAAGTATCCTGCAGTCTTCCTGAAATAGCATTTGACTTAATTTTAGCAGAGTGGGCCCGCGCGTTCAAACAGAGTCCGGGGCCCTATATATGCCCCAGATAGTTCAATATCTGTCTGAAAGGTTCGGGGGTTATCCTCACATCTCCAGTGAACGGGAAATCGAGGGCCAATATGGTGAACAATATCAGGGTAATAAGGACAGCAAGAAGCGAGGTCATAAATATCTGCGGGACCGTGTTCTCGGTACCGAAAAACATGGTGAAACAGATCGTTATCAGGCCGCCGCTTATCAGGACGAACCAGAGCAGCGGATGGACCCCGTTATTTGATTCGTTGATCCGCATGCGTCTCAGCTCGCCTTTCTCGTTAAGTTTATGCACGGATTCCTGGAGGAAGATCTTCTCGGTCTCGGTGCGGGGCCGGTACGAAGCGTACAACCTGTATATTCTGGTGGAAAGCTCCTGGACATGCAGGCTTCTCTCCCCTTTTGAAAGAAGAGGCCATTCTTCGTTTATAATGCCTTTTGTATAATCATCCAGCGCTGTACAGATCTTTATCCTGAAATCCGGAGAGAGACCTTCGCTGTCGCGGTAAAGGTCGGCGATAGCGTTGGCCTCTTTTGACACGTTCGTGCTCGCGGTCTCAAAACTCTGCCATGAGATCACAACCATAAAAGCCAGAAGGACGGCGTAGATCACGCCCAGCGTCGTGAAAATATAGCCGGCCACGTCATTGTGCTGTTTTAATTTATGGGCAGGCATCAATCTTCCCGCGATATAAAGCCCGCTGACGGAGATCAATAATGATATGAGCAAAACTTTTTCAAGAAGCCGCAGTATTACGTCAAGGCAGCCGACCGGCTCGCCGTCCATTTCGATAAAGACCTCTTCTTTTGATGTAATACGGATCTCTTTGCCCCTTTTTATTATAACCTTTTTATTTGAGAGATGATGCCCGCCGTATATGCTCCCGATGTTTCGCAGGACCTCGATACGGCTCATGCCTTCCACTATCACGATATCGAAACTGCCGTCGTCAATGGCGGCGTTAGGCGCGATCATCATGCCGCCGCCGAAGAATTTACCGTTCGCGGCCACGCCGGCAAGCACCGGGCCTTCAAAAAAACCATGGCCGTCGACATTGACGGTGATCTTATGATTTTTCAGGAATATAAGGCTGGATAATATCCCGAGGATGAAAGCGGCTTTTCCCCGGAATACCTTCGGCGACCGGTTCACCCTTTCGGCGACGTCGGAAGAAAAGCCGATGCTTGATTCGTTGATGAACCTTCTTGAAGTGAAAGAACCGTTCTTTTTTCTGAAGATCGCCATGCCAGCATCTATTTTCTTTATATCGTTGTTGAGTAACCTGTTGACCTGTTCTTCGACCGACAGGTCGTCTATACCGAGAGTGCGGGACAGATCCTCTCCCGTGCCGCTCGGGAAATATCCCAGGCAGGCTTCATGGTTTATCTTCTTGTCGGAATCGTAAAAGCCGTTAAGGACCTCGTTCAGCGTGCCGTCGCCGCCCACCGCGATGATCGCGTCGTACCCGTCATAGAGCGCTTTACCCGCGATGTAGGTGGCGTGTATGTTGCCCTTTGTAAATGAAAAATCCAGCTTCCCGAGTTTAAGCTCAAAAGCTTCCTTTACGCGCGGCCAGATCTTTGCCGTATTTCCGCCGGCGGAATGCGGATTGACGATGAAATAATACCTCGGCACCATATTGATATTATACTTCAAATACCGATCTTTTGATGAAATTCCGTAAAAAAACATCCGATATATAAAAGATATGAAAACCGCTTTTCAAAGGATATTATTTCCGCTGGAATGCAACGGCCGTCACGCGGCGATCGCGGGAAGGATCGATGACGCGATACAGGACTATAGAAGACCGTATTTTAACGGTTACCGGACGCCTGTCCAGAGGGCCGGAACAGTTCTTGAATTCAATTCAATGGCATCGGGACTGGCAAAAAAATTGTCAGGCAATGCTGTCCCTATCGGTGACGAAACCATGCGCAGGGCCCTTGTCAGGACTTTCTGGCTGAATCCCAACGTGACGCTTGGCAACGGCAAGTTCATCTTTAAGGGAAGCAACGAGGGAGGGACGATCCCTGTCATCTGCAGAAGCGATGACGAGGAAATGCCGCTCGAGATCCCTGTAAAAGTGGAACAAAAAAGGTGCCTAGTCGAATCTCTGGTAAAAGCGGTCATCGGCGAGTCGGAAACGCTTTGCGCACAGGATTTTCTAAAGGTCGCTTCGTTGCTGAACGATCCGCGGCTGTTCGCGGACGTAAAAACATTCGATCCTGAAGCTATCCTCGTGCCCCTTCCCGAACATAACGGGGTCGCGGGCGACAGGCCGGACAACTGCTGGTCCCCGGAGAGGATCGAACCCTCGCTGAAAAATTATTCGGCGCAGAGAGCACAGATTTTGGAAGCCAACAGGAAATATTTCGAAGAGATGTTCAGGATATTCCCGGTCAGGGACGACACGGGTGAAAAACTTGAAGTAGGCAGCGGCCTCGGCAATTTCAGGGCGATGATACCGCAACGGCTTTGGCCTTCGATGATCCACATGGACTGGAATACAGCGCTGACAGCTTATGTAAAAAAGCACTATGAAGGCGCGAGGGCCGAAACGGGGAATATATACGATATCCCGTTCCCTGACGCGGCTTTTGAGAATGTCTTCGGCCTGACGCCTTTTGTCTCGTTATATTATCTCGACCACGCGATGGCCCAGATACACAGGGTGCTCAAGCCCGGAGGGACGCTGTTCGCATTTCAGGATATCATACCCAACGACAATCAGATGTCGGAACAGCTGGTCAGAAGAGGACTTTTTCCATACAGGAACCGGACCGCTTACAGTACAAAAAAGATCGACAGCAAAAAATTCCTGCTCAATATGGCCCTTGATGCATCCTGCAAAAAGATTGCCGATCGATCAGCATGGGAACAATATCTGAAAGTATCCAACGGGAAAATGGTGATACAGAACTGCTACGAATATTTACATCACTGGCTGGTCAATGAGATGAAATATGCCGGTTTCGATATCCTTTATGCCGGGTTTGAAAAAGTATTTGAGGTAGCCATGAGGCAGATCCATCACGTGGATGTTGATCACAGCGGTAGCGTGATCGATCCTGATGTATTGTTCAGATTTCAATGCGTCGAAGACGGTCCTTTTCACATGCAGCTTGAAATCCCGGGAGAATTGCCAGGTGACATCCGACGGGCCATCGGTCCTGACAGGCTGATCGAGTATTCAATAATCTGGGCCGTAGTAGGGCGGAAGAGAGAATAGATATCCGCTATCGCCGCGAATTATTTAACTGATGCCATGCTTTTCAGAAAGACCTCGACCTGTGTATCGGGAAATTCGCCGATGATGTCAGTGAAGCATCTTTCATCAGCTTTTAAAAGCGCGTTCAAAAAAACAGCCCGTGGTGCCGTGGTCATGCCGGCTATAAAAAGTGCAGCGGTCTTGTTGTCGAACCGGTCCTGGACAACAGACAAAAGATTTCTGGATTCACAGGAGATCAGGGCCGCCAGATCCGGCATCGATTCACCTGCGTTGCTGATGATCCCCGCCAGACTTTCGGAGGTCAGCGACTGAAGCGCTGAAGGAACGTTTGTTCTAAATCCGGCGGGTGCATTTAAAACACGGTGGGTTATCAGCCGGATGAGTTTTTCATCTTTTACTGCGGTATGCAAAAGCCATGCAAGAGGTGCGCGGTGCATTTGTTGCACTCTCAGCGCGAATAGTTCAACAGGACTTGGGTCCAGTTTTTCAAACGCCGCTGTTTTTATGGCTTCGGGAACCTCCTGGCTGCCATAGAACAGGTTCAAAAATTGTGTATCTGCAAAAACAAAGGCGGAAACTCTTTCAGGTTTGATCAGGCCAGTTTTGAATATTGACGCGCTTTTGTCATCAAATACCCCGTTGAACAATATGTTCCCTCCAGTTGTATCTGACATCTTGTCCGAATTTAATACGCCGGCCAAATAAATAAGGACCGGTTCGCTTCCTTTTCCTGATAAAGAGGGCGGGTTTTTGATAAGGGCGGATATGGCTTGTCTTACAGCCCATTTTGTGTCCGGCCCGGCTGAAGCCATCTCTGCGACAAAATTACAATTCATCTGGTGGATCAATGCCGGGATATGATCCTTGTCTTTCCATTCGGGATTATTAAGCAGCTCTGCGGACCTTGCCGGGCCCAAAATCTGGAGAATTGACGAGGTTGTTTCCGAGTAAAAATCAGGTTTGTGTAAATCTTTTGCCGAAAGGTCAAAAAAAGCGAATAATGCTTGGGCGGCTCTTGCATTGTCAGTGATATTTCCGATCATATCAGCTCTAGATCTGTCGGTCATTTTCGGATCCAAAAACACGTTTGAGATAACATCAGTCGGAAGAAAAGGATGATTCAACACTTGGATCAACCTTTCATGAGGGAGGCTTTGCAATGGCATCCTTTTGGCCGCGACATCAATTGCGAGCTTCCCTGCGCGGACCTTGCTGACGGTCAGATCTGTACGTATCATTATATTCCCCTTTCGATCGGTCATTTTTCGGCTCATGTATTTATCGTATGAAAAGACGGTGAATTTCAGTTATTTTTCGAACCATTTCCGTAAGCTCCCGTTTGACCGTCGCGGTGAAAAGAACGCAATCCCCTCATGCAGTTCAAAAGATATGATTTTGTAGTAAAATAGATGATATATGCGGGATTAGTTGACCGGTTCAACATCAGCTTCCCAAGCTGAAAAAATGGGTTCGACTCCCATATCCCGCTCATTGTGGCGTCGTGGCCGAGTGGTTAGGCTACGGTCTGCAAAACCGTTTACGCCGGTTCGAATCCGGCCGACGCCTTTGTTATAATTGGGTGCAAGCGCGTTTAGCTCAGCTGGTTAGAGTACTTGCTTGACAGGCAAGGGGTCACTGGTTCGAACCCAGTAACGCGCATTGAACGAAGTGAAATGCGCAATCCCGCGAACGCGGGATTGTTTTGCGACAGCAAAAAGGTTACTGGGAGAGAAAGGCATCTTTCCGCCGAGCAAGTGAGAGGAAGAGCAGCCGACACCCGAACCTCAAGCGAGGTGAGGCTGCGTAAGGAAAGATGCCATGGCCCGAAGCTGCCCCGCCCACGGGGCGCGGAGGCCGAACCCAGTAACGCGCAGTTGTTTTTTCTTATAGTTAAGAGGAAAATTCGGAATAGGGGTTTCCTCTTTTTCGTTTTATGGAGTTTTTCCTATAACTTTCCTATAACTAATTAACGATTATGTGCTTTTCCGGCATCTAAAAATGTGTGGGATTTACAATGAAATATAACGATGTATAATTAGACTACCTTAAGGAATTACATTATGAATAAATGGTTTTCTTTGTTTTGTCTAATAGTTATTTCTTTGGTTGTTATTTTGTCAGGATGTGCTCAAAGCCCTGTTGCATCTATAACCTCAACTACAGGAGGCAGAGAATACTACCCGAACACGCAGGGATATAGCTGGACTTATACAAATACATCTGGCAGCACTACAAGTGATTGGACAGAGTCATTCACAGGCGTGACCACTTACAATGGAATGACTATGCAAGTTCTTCATTCCAATTCTGGCGCTGGTTCTTCGGACGCTTTGATTGTAGTTACGGATAACAATGCGAAACAATATGGCACTCTCGCCAGTCCCACCACAGAAGCAATAACTGGATTGGTCTTTCCTCTGTCAATAAGAAGTTCATGGGTTGATTCTGTTACCTCACCAGTGTATACGGATACCGTCATTTCTATTGAGGATGTAACTGTACCCGCAGGGACATTTACAAACTGCTTCAAAATAAAGTCTGGTAGTATACATTCAAGCGGATATGGTTTTTATAAATGGCTTGCAAAAGATGTTGGATTTGTTAAATGGGTAAGTGTAGCTCCAGGTCAAACGGACGGCTCTTCCTATACAGACGTGTTAAAAAGCAAGAACTTTTAATTCATCATCTGCACTATCGGCTCCATTAAAGCTTTATTGTCTTTGCCTGAAACCCTACGAAAATCATTCATCACTACAAACTTATTGACACTTGCCTGCACATGTTCCGGTGATACATGAGTATATATTTCCGTCGTCTTAATGCTCGTATGGCCTTGACTGTTTTGGCTATGTTTTTGAAAAATTTCACATAATTTATGTTCCGGTGGAAAGTAGTATAATTATAAAATAATCCGCCGGCTGGCGGAAAGAAGGAGGAAAACAATGTTAATAGTTATATTGATCGTCGCGGTTTTTATTTTTTTTGCAGGCGTCAGGATCGTACGGCCGACGCACAGGGGGCTC is a window encoding:
- a CDS encoding YegS/Rv2252/BmrU family lipid kinase encodes the protein MKYNINMVPRYYFIVNPHSAGGNTAKIWPRVKEAFELKLGKLDFSFTKGNIHATYIAGKALYDGYDAIIAVGGDGTLNEVLNGFYDSDKKINHEACLGYFPSGTGEDLSRTLGIDDLSVEEQVNRLLNNDIKKIDAGMAIFRKKNGSFTSRRFINESSIGFSSDVAERVNRSPKVFRGKAAFILGILSSLIFLKNHKITVNVDGHGFFEGPVLAGVAANGKFFGGGMMIAPNAAIDDGSFDIVIVEGMSRIEVLRNIGSIYGGHHLSNKKVIIKRGKEIRITSKEEVFIEMDGEPVGCLDVILRLLEKVLLISLLISVSGLYIAGRLMPAHKLKQHNDVAGYIFTTLGVIYAVLLAFMVVISWQSFETASTNVSKEANAIADLYRDSEGLSPDFRIKICTALDDYTKGIINEEWPLLSKGERSLHVQELSTRIYRLYASYRPRTETEKIFLQESVHKLNEKGELRRMRINESNNGVHPLLWFVLISGGLITICFTMFFGTENTVPQIFMTSLLAVLITLILFTILALDFPFTGDVRITPEPFRQILNYLGHI
- a CDS encoding methyltransferase domain-containing protein, with amino-acid sequence MKTAFQRILFPLECNGRHAAIAGRIDDAIQDYRRPYFNGYRTPVQRAGTVLEFNSMASGLAKKLSGNAVPIGDETMRRALVRTFWLNPNVTLGNGKFIFKGSNEGGTIPVICRSDDEEMPLEIPVKVEQKRCLVESLVKAVIGESETLCAQDFLKVASLLNDPRLFADVKTFDPEAILVPLPEHNGVAGDRPDNCWSPERIEPSLKNYSAQRAQILEANRKYFEEMFRIFPVRDDTGEKLEVGSGLGNFRAMIPQRLWPSMIHMDWNTALTAYVKKHYEGARAETGNIYDIPFPDAAFENVFGLTPFVSLYYLDHAMAQIHRVLKPGGTLFAFQDIIPNDNQMSEQLVRRGLFPYRNRTAYSTKKIDSKKFLLNMALDASCKKIADRSAWEQYLKVSNGKMVIQNCYEYLHHWLVNEMKYAGFDILYAGFEKVFEVAMRQIHHVDVDHSGSVIDPDVLFRFQCVEDGPFHMQLEIPGELPGDIRRAIGPDRLIEYSIIWAVVGRKRE